The genome window CGCGGCCGGGAAATTTGTTCTGCTTGCTGAAATTGAACCGCCAAAAGGTGTGGATGTCACCCATATGCTAAACAGCGCGGGGAAAGCAAAAGAGGAGGTCAGCGCCTTTGTCATCCCGGAAATGAGCAATGCCGTGATGCGGATGAGCGCCCTGGGGGCGGCCATGATGGTTCAAACCAAACGCATGGAGACCATCATGCAGGTCTCATGCCGGGACCGAAACCGGATTGCCCTCCAGGCCGACCTTCTGGCTGCCTATGCCTGCGGTATCCAGAACATTATGGCGGTCACCGGCGAAGACCCCAGCTACGGGGATCATCATCAGGCAGCAGCCGTCTATGATATTGATATTGATCAGCTTTTGGGCGCCATTGCCGCATTGCAGACGGGAAAAGATATGGCCGGCATTGAACTTGACGGAAAGCCCTCATTTTTTGTCGGCGCTTTTGCCAATGCCGGGCTTTCCGGAAGCGAACTGGACCGGGAAATCGACGCGGTGAAAGGCAAAATCGATGCCGGTGTCCGGTTCCTGATCACCCCGCCGCTTTTTGACACCGAATCGATCCAGCCCTTTATCGAAAAACTGGACCGCCCGGACGTGTTTATTATTCCCACGGTCTTGCTCTTAAAATCCGTGGGCATGGCCCGCTATATGGCCCGCAACATGTCAAATGTCCATATTCCGGATGAGATGATCAAACGGATCCAGAAGGCGCCGGATAAAGCCCGGGAGTGCACGCGTATTGCCGCTGAAACGATAAGGGCGCTTAAATCCAAAGGATTCAGCGGCGCCTTGATCGCGACCATCGGCTGGGAAGATAAACTTCCGGAGATCATATCCGGAATTAAATAAGCGTTCCCGCAAAAGGGCCGCCAGAAAAATGGATGGCAAAACAATCTGCCGTCAAATAAAGCAGGAGTATCATTAATGACACAGCATTCGTCAAGCGAGCAATCCCCCCAACCCGTCGGATCTGTAATGGTGGTCGGCGGCGGCATCGCCGGCATGCAGTCCGCCATTGATCTGGCCAATTCCGGATATTACGTTTATCTGCTGGAAAAATCATCCGCCATCGGCGGCATGATGTCCCAGCTCGATAAGACATTTCCGACAAACGACTGTGCCATGTGAGTGATCTCGCCGAAACTGGTCGAGGTCGGCCGGCACTTAAACATTGAGCTTAAAACCGGAACGGAAATCATGGGACTGGAAGGCGAACCGGGCCATTTCAAGGCCCGAATCCGCCAGGAGCCCAGATATATCGACACATCAAAATGTACCTCCTGCGGGGAGTGCACCAAGGTCTGCCCCATTGAGGTTTCCAATGAATACGATCAGGGGCTGTCCACCCGCAAGGCCATTTACAAGAAATACGCCCAGGCCATTCCCGGGGCATATGCCATCAGCAAACGGGGCACTGCCCCGTGCAAGGCCACCTGCCCCGCCCATGTGAGCATTCAGGGCTATATCGCACTCATCAATGAAGAAAAATACGAGGAGGCGCTGAAACTCTTTAAGCAGGATCACCCGTTTCCCGGCATCTGCGGCCGGGTCTGCCATCACCCCTGCGAAGGCGTCTGCACCCGGAGCGACTATGATGAGCCGCTCGCCATCCGGGAGCTCCACCGCTTTCTGGCGGACTGGGAGAACAAGCAGGACAACCTTTACGTGCCGGAGATCCCTGAAGAGCGGACGGAAAAGATCGCGGTGATCGGTTCCGGCCCGGCCGGGCTTTCCGCCGCCTATTTTCTGCGGCGCCAGGGCTATTCGGTCACGGTTTTTGAAAAACTGCCCACCGCGGGCGGCATGATGGCCGTGGGTATTCCGGAATACCGTCTGCCAGGGGATATCCTGGCAAACGAGATCAAAGTGATCGAGGACATGGGGGTTGCCATTCAAACCGGGGTTTCCTTTGGTGAGGACATCACCCTTGACAGCCTGAAGGCGGATGGGTATTCCGCCGTATTCCTGGGCATCGGCCTGCACGGCGGCCGGAGCTTAGGCATTGAAAACGAGGATGCCGAAGGGGTCCTGCAGGGGGTTGATTTTCTGCGCGATGCGGCTATGGGCAAAGAAACGCCCCTCGGAAACGACGTCCTGGTGATCGGCGGCGGTAACGTGGCCATTGACGTGGCGCTTACCGCCAAACGAAAGGGCGCGGAGAACGTCAAGATGGTCTGCCTGGAGCGCCGTGAGGAGATGCCGGCCTGGGAGCATGAAATTGAGGACGCCCTGGAAGGTGAAATCGAGATTGTCAACAGTTTCGGGCCCAAATCCTTTTTTATTGACAAGAATAACCGGTTTTCCGGCATTGAATTTAAAACCTGCACAGCCGTGTTTGACGAAAACGACCGGTTTTCACCCCAATATGACGAGGATGCCTGCCAGTCCTTTTTCGGGGATACGGTGATCATCGCCATCGGGCAGAAAGCGGAACTCTCCGGCATTACCGAGCAAAACATCCCCCTTTCAAAACCCGGCGGCTTAGAAGCCGATCCGGTGACCCTTCAAACGCCCATTGAATGGGTATTTGCCGGCGGGGATGCGTTCTACGGGCCCAAGTCCGTTGTTGACGCCGTAGCCTGCGGCCGGGAGGCGGCTGAGAGCATTCACCGCTACATCAACGGCCTGGACCTTCACGAGAACCGGGAGAAAGACTGGACCTACGAGAAGCCGGATGTGATCGGCGAACCCCATAAGCCGCGCGTGCCGGTCCGCTGCCTGGACCCGGAAGCCCGGGAGTGCAATTTCCTGGAAGTCTCCTTCGGCTACGATGCGTCCGAGGCGCAAACCGAGGCTGACCGGTGCCTGAAATGCGGCATCTGCTCGGAGTGCTACCAGTGCGTGGATGCCTGCCTGGCCGAGGCCATTGATCACAGCCAGACGGTTCTGGAAGAAGATCTGGACGTGGGATCTGTGATACTGTGCCCGGGAAACGATGTGTTTGATCCCTCTGCCCTTGAGGATATCTACCACTACCAGAGCAGTCCCAATGTTGTCACCAGCCTTGAATTCGAGCGGTTCCTGAGCGCTTCGGGACCCACCATGGGCCATCTGGTCAGGCCTTCGGACCACACGGAGCCCAAGCGCATCGCGTGGCTCCAGTGTATCGGCTCACGCGACACCAACCGCTGCGGCAACGGCTACTGCTCATCGGTCTGCTGCATGTATGCGGTTAAAGAATCCATGATCGCCAAGGAACATTCCAAGGCGGAACTGGATGCGGTGATCTTTAATATGGATATCCGGACCTTTGGCAAGGATTATGAAAAATACTACCTAAGGGCCAAGGATGAGGCGGGCGTGCGGTTTGAAAAGGCACGGGTCCATACCATTGATGAAATCGGGGATTCGGGTAATCTGAGGCTCCGATATGCCAGGGAAAACGGGGAACTGGCGGAAGAAGAATTCGATATGGTGGTGCTCTCCGTCGGGCTCCAGGTTTCCGAATCCACTATTGAAAATGCGCGGCGCTTAGGCGTTGAACTGGATCGGTACAATTTTGCGGTGACCTCCCCGTTTGAGCCGGTCTCCACCAGCCGGCCGGGCGTGTTCGCCTGCGGGGTTTTTCAGGGGCCCAAGGACATCCCGAGCTCGGTGACCGAGGCCAGTGCGGCGGCCTGTGCGGCGGGCAGAAACCTTGCCGAGGGACGGTTTTCAAAAACCAAAACGGTTGAAATACCTGAAGAAATTGACGTTTCCGGCGAGGCGCCGCGCATCGGGGTCTTCGTCTGCGACTGCGGCATCAACATTGCCGGCGTGGTGGATGTGCCGGCCGTTCGGGAATATGCGGAAAGCCTGCCCAATGTGGTCTATGCCGGGGAGAACCTTTTTACCTGCAGCCAGGATGCCCAGGATCAGATGAAGGAGACCCTCAAGGAATATAATATCAACCGCGTGGTGGTCTCCTCCTGCACACCGAAGACCCATGAGCCGATTTTCATGGACACGTTGGAAAAATGCGGCATCAACAAGTATCTCTTTGAAATGGCCAACATCCGGAACCAGGACTCTTGGGTCCATGCGAATGACCCGGAAAAAGCCACCCAAAAGGCCAAGGAACTGGTACGCATGTCCGTCGCCCGGGCCGCATCACTAATGCCCCTCAAGGAGCGGCAGATCCCGGTGACCCGCCGGGGTATGGTGATCGGCGGCGGGGTCGCCGGCATGAATGCCGCCTTAGGCATTGCGGACCAGGGCTATGAGGTGGTGCTGGTGGAAAAAGAGGCGGAACTGGGCGGACTTGCCAACCGGCTGACCCAAACCATCGAAGGCGCGGACATCCCGGCCTATATTGCGGATTTAAGCCAGCGGGTCAAAAATCATCAAAATATCCAGGTGCTCACCAACTCCCTGATCGTCGATTTCTCAGGCTTCAAGGGCAACTTTAAGACAGAAGTTCTGGTGGGGCCGGGTATGTATGAGCGAAAAATCGACCACGGCGCTCTGATCCTGGCCACCGGCGCAGACGAATATCAGCCCGGGGAATACCTTTACGGTGAGAACCCGCATGTGCTGACCCAGATTGAGCTGGGGGCAAAGCTTGAGGAAGAGGGGGCCGCCGATAACCTCGATCAGGTGGTGATGATCCAGTGCGTGGGCTCAAGAAACGAGGAAAACCCCAACTGCTCGCGCATCTGCTGCCAGAGTGCGATTAAAAACGCCATTCATATCAAAAAATTAAATCCCGATACCCAGGTCTACATCCTTTACCGGGATATCCGGACCTACGGGCTGCTGGAAGATTATTATACCGAGGCCAGAAAACTGGGGGTGATCTTCTCCCGGTTCGACCCGGAAAATCCGCCCCAGGTGACATCCCTGGATAATGGCGTATCGGTGACTTTCCATGACCATATCCTGGACCGGGAGCTTACCGTGGATGCCGATATGCTGGCCCTGAGCACCGGCATGCGGGCGGCGGACACGGAAGAACTCGCCTCGATCATGAAGCTTGGCAAAAACCCGGAGAACTATTTTATTGAGGCCCATGTCAAGCTAAGACCTGTGGACCTGGGGACCGAAGGCATTTTCGTCTGCGGCACGGCCCACAGCCCCAAACTGATTTCCGAATCCATTTCCCAGGCATATGCCGCCGCCGCCCGGGCCACCACCTTCCTCGCCCAGCCGCACTTGACACTGTCCGCGGTCACGGCCAGGGTGGATCCGGATAAATGCGCGGCCTGCCTGATATGCGTGCGTACCTGCCCCTACGGGGTACCGCGCATCAATGAGGAAGGCGTCAGCGAAATTGACGACGCCCTTTGCCAGGGCTGCGGCGCCTGCGCTGCGGAATGCCCGGCCAAAGCCATTGAGCTCTCCTGGTACGAAGACCAGCAGCTCCTTACCAAAGTTGATGCATTACTGGAGGATATCCTATGACCGAAGATTTTGAACCCACTATCGTGGCCTTCTGCTGCAACTACTGAGGATATTCGGCTGCGGACCTGGCAGGTTCGATGCGACTGAATTATCCCACCAGCATCCGGATTATCCGGGTGCCCTGCACCGGTAAGGTGGATGTGATTCACATCCTGCGCGCCCTTGAAAAAGGCGCTGACGGCGTGGCCGTGGTTGGCTGCATGGAGGGGGACTGCCACTTTAAAACAGGCAATTTCAGGGCCAGAAAACGTGTGGAGCAGGCCCAGAAATTGCTCGATATTGTCGGGACCGGCGGTGAACGGGTGCAGATGTACAACCTCTCCTCCGGCGAGGGGCCCCTGTTTGCCCGATATGCCGAAGAGATGTATGAAAATGTTAAGGCCCTGGGGCCGAATCCGATCAAAAAACATAAGCGTAAAAAAGATGCTGCATAAAATATAAATAGTGAGGTCAATCCATGATTGTCGCGGATAAAAAACCGATTGAAGAAATTATTGAACAAATCAAGGACTGCGGAAAAACCTTGATCCTGGGCTGCAATGAGTGCGTTACGGTCTGTGAGGCCGGCGGCAAAAAAGAGGTCGGGGTTCTGGCCTCCGCCCTGCGTATGTATTTCCTAAACCAGGGCCAAGAGGTAAAAATTGATGAAATCACGCTGGAGCGGCAGTGCGACCATGAATACCTGGAAGAAATCCGGGATGCGGCGGATCAATATGACGCCATTGTTTCTCTGGCTTGCGGGGTCGGGGTTCAGTTTATGGCCGAAAAATATCATTCCCAGCGCATCTACCCCGGCGTCAATACTTGTTTTCTTGGCGCTACCGAACAGCGGGGCCTCTGGACCGAGCGCTGCCAGGCCTGCGGCACCTGCATTCTGGCCTATACCGCAGGGATTTGCCCGATTTCCCGCTGCGCCAAACGGCTTTTAAACGGCCCCTGCGGCGGCTCCTCAGACGGCAAATGCGAAATCAATAAAGAACTGGACTGTGCCTGGCAGCTGATCATTGATCGATTGAAGGCGTTGGGCAGACTTGAAGATTATGAAAAACTTTTTGAAATAAAGGACTGGTCGACAGACAGGGCCGGCGGGCCCCGCAAAGTGGTCAGGGAGGATGTACAAATATGAGCGATACAGCGCGGAGCAAACTACAGCGGATCCTATCACAAGGCCATCTGGCCGTCACCTCGGAATGCGGACCGCCCCGCGGCAGTGATCCGGAAGCCATCAAAAAAAAGGCGGAAATGATTAAGGACCACGTGGACGCGGTCAATATAACGGACAACCAGACTTCTGTCACCCGGCTCTGCAGCCTGGCGGCCTGCATCCATTTGAAACTTATGGGCGTTGAGCCGGTGCTGCAGATGGTCACCCGGGACCGAAACCGGATCTCGATACAAAGCGATATTTTAGGGGCGGCTTCTTTTGATATCCCGAATATGCTCTGCCTGTCCGGCGACCACCAGAGCTTCGGTGACAGCGCCCAGGGCCAGAATGTCCATGACCTGGACTCCATGCAGTTACTCCAGACGGTCCGCCAAATGCGCGACGAGGGAAAATTTCTGGGCGGCGCCGAGATTAAGCGGCCGCCGAACATGTTTGTCGGAGCGGCGGCCAACCCGTTTGCCGATCCCTTTGAAATCCGGGTGCCGCGGCTGGCAAAAAAAGTTGCGGCCGGGGCGGAATTTATTCAGACCCAGTGCATCTACAATCTGGATAAGTTCGAAAAATGGATGAAGGGTGTGGTCGACCGGGGGCTTCATGAAAAAGTGTATATTCTGGCCGGTGTGACCCCGTTTAAATCCGCAGGCATGGCCAAGTTCATGAAAAACCGGGTGCCGGGCATGGATGTGCCCGATGATGTGGTCAAACGCATGGCCGATACCCCCAAGGAGAAGCAGGCTGAAGAAGGCATTAACATCTGCATCGAGAGCATTGAGCGTTTAAAAGGCGTTGAAGGGGTCCGCGGCTTTCATATTATGGCCATTGAGTGGGAGGAGAAGGTGCCGGAAATCGTTGAGCGCGCCGGATTGCACCCCCGACCACAAATTGATTGATTCATTGCCCGAGATTATATAGAATATACTCAAAACATATAACCAGCAGCCCGAGGTATCCATCCCCGACATCTGGCGCGAAAAGGAGGGAAAAGATGTCCGATAAAAAAAGAATTCTTGTTGTTGATGATGAACCGGATTTTGTCTCGATTGTGAAAAAGAACCTCGAAAAAGCGGGCTTTGACGTGGAAGTGGCCTATGACGGCGTGGAAGGTATGGAAAAAGTTCAGGCAAACCCGCCGGATGCGATTGTTCTGGATGTGATGATGCCTGAAAAAGACGGATATAAGGTTTGCTCGGAGCTCAAACGGGATGAGAAATATGCCGATATACCGATTCTGCTGCTGACGGCCGTGGCGGATCATGTCTCCTCCACCCGTTACTCCCACTATGACGGCATGAGCACCGAAGCCGATGACTACCTCCCCAAACCGGCATCAGCCGAGGATATTCTGGATTCTGTTCAAAGCCTGCTGAATATGAGCTGATCATATCATGCCGGCGATTCACAAATGCACCAGTAATAAATCGC of Desulfobacterales bacterium contains these proteins:
- a CDS encoding methylenetetrahydrofolate reductase; translated protein: MSDTARSKLQRILSQGHLAVTSECGPPRGSDPEAIKKKAEMIKDHVDAVNITDNQTSVTRLCSLAACIHLKLMGVEPVLQMVTRDRNRISIQSDILGAASFDIPNMLCLSGDHQSFGDSAQGQNVHDLDSMQLLQTVRQMRDEGKFLGGAEIKRPPNMFVGAAANPFADPFEIRVPRLAKKVAAGAEFIQTQCIYNLDKFEKWMKGVVDRGLHEKVYILAGVTPFKSAGMAKFMKNRVPGMDVPDDVVKRMADTPKEKQAEEGINICIESIERLKGVEGVRGFHIMAIEWEEKVPEIVERAGLHPRPQID
- a CDS encoding FAD-dependent oxidoreductase, with the translated sequence MTQHSSSEQSPQPVGSVMVVGGGIAGMQSAIDLANSGYYVYLLEKSSAIGGMMSQLDKTFPTNDCAMUVISPKLVEVGRHLNIELKTGTEIMGLEGEPGHFKARIRQEPRYIDTSKCTSCGECTKVCPIEVSNEYDQGLSTRKAIYKKYAQAIPGAYAISKRGTAPCKATCPAHVSIQGYIALINEEKYEEALKLFKQDHPFPGICGRVCHHPCEGVCTRSDYDEPLAIRELHRFLADWENKQDNLYVPEIPEERTEKIAVIGSGPAGLSAAYFLRRQGYSVTVFEKLPTAGGMMAVGIPEYRLPGDILANEIKVIEDMGVAIQTGVSFGEDITLDSLKADGYSAVFLGIGLHGGRSLGIENEDAEGVLQGVDFLRDAAMGKETPLGNDVLVIGGGNVAIDVALTAKRKGAENVKMVCLERREEMPAWEHEIEDALEGEIEIVNSFGPKSFFIDKNNRFSGIEFKTCTAVFDENDRFSPQYDEDACQSFFGDTVIIAIGQKAELSGITEQNIPLSKPGGLEADPVTLQTPIEWVFAGGDAFYGPKSVVDAVACGREAAESIHRYINGLDLHENREKDWTYEKPDVIGEPHKPRVPVRCLDPEARECNFLEVSFGYDASEAQTEADRCLKCGICSECYQCVDACLAEAIDHSQTVLEEDLDVGSVILCPGNDVFDPSALEDIYHYQSSPNVVTSLEFERFLSASGPTMGHLVRPSDHTEPKRIAWLQCIGSRDTNRCGNGYCSSVCCMYAVKESMIAKEHSKAELDAVIFNMDIRTFGKDYEKYYLRAKDEAGVRFEKARVHTIDEIGDSGNLRLRYARENGELAEEEFDMVVLSVGLQVSESTIENARRLGVELDRYNFAVTSPFEPVSTSRPGVFACGVFQGPKDIPSSVTEASAAACAAGRNLAEGRFSKTKTVEIPEEIDVSGEAPRIGVFVCDCGINIAGVVDVPAVREYAESLPNVVYAGENLFTCSQDAQDQMKETLKEYNINRVVVSSCTPKTHEPIFMDTLEKCGINKYLFEMANIRNQDSWVHANDPEKATQKAKELVRMSVARAASLMPLKERQIPVTRRGMVIGGGVAGMNAALGIADQGYEVVLVEKEAELGGLANRLTQTIEGADIPAYIADLSQRVKNHQNIQVLTNSLIVDFSGFKGNFKTEVLVGPGMYERKIDHGALILATGADEYQPGEYLYGENPHVLTQIELGAKLEEEGAADNLDQVVMIQCVGSRNEENPNCSRICCQSAIKNAIHIKKLNPDTQVYILYRDIRTYGLLEDYYTEARKLGVIFSRFDPENPPQVTSLDNGVSVTFHDHILDRELTVDADMLALSTGMRAADTEELASIMKLGKNPENYFIEAHVKLRPVDLGTEGIFVCGTAHSPKLISESISQAYAAAARATTFLAQPHLTLSAVTARVDPDKCAACLICVRTCPYGVPRINEEGVSEIDDALCQGCGACAAECPAKAIELSWYEDQQLLTKVDALLEDIL
- a CDS encoding methylenetetrahydrofolate reductase, giving the protein MQLKNKLAAGKFVLLAEIEPPKGVDVTHMLNSAGKAKEEVSAFVIPEMSNAVMRMSALGAAMMVQTKRMETIMQVSCRDRNRIALQADLLAAYACGIQNIMAVTGEDPSYGDHHQAAAVYDIDIDQLLGAIAALQTGKDMAGIELDGKPSFFVGAFANAGLSGSELDREIDAVKGKIDAGVRFLITPPLFDTESIQPFIEKLDRPDVFIIPTVLLLKSVGMARYMARNMSNVHIPDEMIKRIQKAPDKARECTRIAAETIRALKSKGFSGALIATIGWEDKLPEIISGIK
- a CDS encoding methylenetetrahydrofolate reductase C-terminal domain-containing protein translates to MIVADKKPIEEIIEQIKDCGKTLILGCNECVTVCEAGGKKEVGVLASALRMYFLNQGQEVKIDEITLERQCDHEYLEEIRDAADQYDAIVSLACGVGVQFMAEKYHSQRIYPGVNTCFLGATEQRGLWTERCQACGTCILAYTAGICPISRCAKRLLNGPCGGSSDGKCEINKELDCAWQLIIDRLKALGRLEDYEKLFEIKDWSTDRAGGPRKVVREDVQI
- a CDS encoding response regulator, translating into MSDKKRILVVDDEPDFVSIVKKNLEKAGFDVEVAYDGVEGMEKVQANPPDAIVLDVMMPEKDGYKVCSELKRDEKYADIPILLLTAVADHVSSTRYSHYDGMSTEADDYLPKPASAEDILDSVQSLLNMS
- a CDS encoding hydrogenase iron-sulfur subunit — its product is MTEDFEPTIVAFCCNYUGYSAADLAGSMRLNYPTSIRIIRVPCTGKVDVIHILRALEKGADGVAVVGCMEGDCHFKTGNFRARKRVEQAQKLLDIVGTGGERVQMYNLSSGEGPLFARYAEEMYENVKALGPNPIKKHKRKKDAA